In Salinisphaera sp. T31B1, the following are encoded in one genomic region:
- a CDS encoding peptidoglycan DD-metalloendopeptidase family protein has product MGKIDSDYLWLHERPRSGSRLRRLALLLAIPLLGGAAWLTTAPEAIDTTTVLTGTQPSESPSGTHVDNHAVAESPGTGIPRSTTAPPVVVRRTDDQGTAQQPVVDAVSSTEDKPTSVAELSEADIALNEQQSGASAVPVAPLDPNRVIDDAETVQNTRVASEHIPGSIELLDDDSRPLAQGSEARAWQEVPIESGDTLSIAFSRHGLSYSDSLKIAHIEEHGRRFTRGLRAGDVLRVQADHAGNIKALQYPIDAMHTLEVRPDGDGFAADVVLTDVEHRKAYASGVIDTSFYVDALEAGLSDSQIMKLATIFGWDIDFALDIRPGDRFIVVYDELFREGEKVGDGDILAAAFSNRGRDVRAVRYTGGSDTETAYYSPDGHAMKKAFIRTPVDYTRISSGFNLSRKHPILNRIRRHEGTDYAAPTGTPVKATGNGRIVFRGRRGGYGNMVIIKHDTHLSTRYGHLSGFARGVGVGSRVHQGDIIGYVGMTGLATGPHLHYEFRVDGAPKDPETIALPKAMPLPKKYLPDFRQQTAPLVAQLDTLSHTEIARAETDSTAEAASN; this is encoded by the coding sequence ATGGGCAAGATCGACAGTGATTATCTGTGGCTGCACGAGCGGCCGCGCTCCGGCTCCCGGCTGCGTCGGCTCGCACTACTCCTTGCCATTCCGCTTCTGGGCGGCGCCGCCTGGCTGACCACGGCGCCGGAAGCAATCGACACCACCACGGTACTTACGGGCACGCAACCCTCTGAGTCACCATCCGGCACCCACGTCGATAATCACGCGGTCGCAGAATCGCCCGGCACCGGTATACCGCGCTCGACGACCGCCCCGCCGGTCGTGGTCAGGCGTACGGACGACCAAGGCACAGCCCAACAGCCGGTGGTCGACGCGGTATCCAGCACCGAGGATAAGCCGACCTCCGTCGCCGAACTCTCCGAGGCCGATATTGCTCTGAACGAGCAGCAATCCGGGGCCTCCGCGGTCCCTGTCGCCCCACTTGACCCTAACCGGGTCATTGATGACGCCGAGACCGTACAGAACACGCGTGTGGCGTCCGAACATATCCCGGGGTCGATCGAGTTGCTGGACGACGACAGCCGGCCGCTGGCCCAGGGCAGCGAGGCGCGGGCCTGGCAGGAGGTACCGATCGAGAGCGGCGACACGCTGTCCATCGCTTTCAGTCGGCATGGCCTGTCGTACAGCGACTCGCTCAAGATCGCACATATCGAAGAACATGGGCGACGGTTTACGCGCGGTCTGCGGGCCGGCGACGTATTGCGCGTACAGGCTGACCACGCTGGCAATATAAAGGCGCTGCAATACCCGATCGATGCCATGCACACGCTGGAAGTGCGCCCGGATGGAGATGGTTTCGCGGCCGACGTAGTGCTCACCGACGTCGAACACCGCAAGGCCTATGCCAGCGGCGTGATCGATACGAGCTTCTATGTCGATGCACTCGAGGCCGGCCTGAGCGACAGCCAGATCATGAAGCTGGCCACGATATTCGGCTGGGACATCGACTTCGCGCTCGACATCCGCCCGGGCGATCGCTTCATCGTCGTCTACGACGAACTATTCCGCGAAGGCGAGAAAGTCGGCGACGGCGACATCCTCGCCGCAGCCTTCAGCAACCGCGGGCGTGACGTGCGTGCGGTACGCTATACCGGCGGCTCGGATACCGAAACCGCGTATTATTCGCCCGACGGTCATGCGATGAAGAAAGCCTTCATCCGCACCCCGGTCGACTACACCCGTATCAGCTCGGGCTTCAACCTGTCTCGCAAGCACCCCATCCTCAACCGCATCCGCCGGCATGAGGGCACCGACTACGCCGCGCCGACGGGCACGCCGGTCAAGGCCACGGGCAACGGCCGCATCGTGTTTCGTGGACGTCGCGGCGGGTACGGAAACATGGTAATCATCAAGCACGATACGCACCTATCGACCCGCTACGGACACCTGTCCGGCTTCGCACGGGGCGTGGGTGTAGGCAGCCGGGTCCATCAGGGCGACATTATCGGCTATGTGGGCATGACCGGTCTGGCGACCGGCCCGCATCTGCACTACGAATTCCGCGTCGACGGCGCGCCCAAGGATCCGGAGACGATTGCCCTGCCCAAGGCGATGCCTCTGCCGAAGAAATATCTCCCGGATTTCCGGCAGCAGACCGCGCCACTGGTCGCCCAACTCGATACCCTGTCGCATACCGAGATCGCACGCGCCGAGACCGACTCCACCGCGGAGGCGGCATCGAACTGA
- the argC gene encoding N-acetyl-gamma-glutamyl-phosphate reductase: MSERQRIGIVGGTGYGGTELLRLLSAHPDAEIVAVTSRGDAGMPVAEACPQLRGIVDLDFVAPSAESLADCDVVFFATPHAAAMHDVPALLDAGKRVIDLSADFRIRDADLWARWYGVDHACPALIERAVYGLPELNRGAIAAADLVACPGCYPTAIILGFKPLIDAGVVNIDHLIADAKTGVSGAGKSLKPGFLFAEMHDSFKAYGVAGHRHLPEIRQILGDLARTDVGLTFVPHLVPMIRGIHATLYAQMASQTDLQVLYEQAYAAEPFVDVLTPGATPETRHVRGANMCRIAVHRPGDGGTAVVLSVIDNLVKGAAGQAVQCFNLMIGAPETRALEAPAALP, from the coding sequence ATGAGCGAAAGACAACGCATCGGTATCGTAGGCGGCACGGGATACGGCGGTACGGAGCTGCTACGACTGCTCAGCGCACACCCGGACGCCGAGATCGTGGCCGTGACGTCGCGCGGAGACGCCGGCATGCCGGTCGCCGAGGCCTGTCCGCAGTTGCGCGGCATCGTCGATCTGGACTTCGTCGCGCCGAGTGCCGAATCGCTGGCCGATTGCGACGTGGTGTTCTTTGCCACGCCCCATGCCGCGGCCATGCACGACGTGCCGGCTCTGCTCGATGCGGGCAAGCGGGTGATCGATCTGTCGGCCGACTTCCGGATCCGTGACGCCGACCTGTGGGCCCGCTGGTACGGGGTCGATCATGCGTGCCCGGCGCTTATCGAACGCGCGGTCTACGGTTTGCCGGAACTCAATCGCGGCGCGATCGCAGCGGCGGATCTGGTGGCCTGCCCGGGCTGCTATCCGACCGCCATCATTCTCGGCTTCAAGCCGCTCATCGATGCCGGTGTGGTCAATATCGACCACCTGATCGCAGATGCGAAGACCGGTGTCTCGGGCGCGGGCAAGAGCCTCAAGCCCGGTTTCCTGTTCGCGGAGATGCACGACTCGTTCAAGGCCTATGGCGTGGCCGGTCATCGACACCTGCCCGAGATTCGCCAGATACTCGGCGACTTGGCGCGCACTGACGTGGGGCTGACATTCGTGCCGCATCTGGTACCCATGATCCGCGGCATTCACGCGACCCTGTACGCACAGATGGCCAGTCAGACCGATCTTCAGGTGCTCTACGAGCAGGCCTATGCCGCCGAGCCGTTCGTCGATGTGCTGACTCCGGGCGCAACTCCCGAGACACGTCACGTACGCGGCGCCAACATGTGTCGGATTGCTGTCCATCGCCCCGGAGACGGTGGAACGGCGGTGGTGCTGTCGGTGATCGACAATCTGGTCAAGGGCGCGGCCGGCCAGGCGGTCCAGTGTTTCAACCTGATGATCGGCGCGCCCGAAACCCGCGCACTGGAAGCGCCGGCGGCGTTGCCTTAG
- the erpA gene encoding iron-sulfur cluster insertion protein ErpA codes for MSTATQSAYDDQAALVFTDAAAIKVKELLEDEDNDALKLRVFVSGGGCSGFQYGFTFDENIEDGDTLIEKQGVTLLVDPMSVLYLTGAEIDFSDGVEGAQFVIRNPNATTTCGCGNSFAV; via the coding sequence ATGAGTACCGCAACACAATCCGCATACGACGATCAGGCTGCGCTGGTGTTCACCGACGCCGCTGCGATCAAGGTCAAGGAGCTGCTTGAAGATGAGGACAACGACGCGCTCAAGCTGCGCGTGTTCGTCTCGGGCGGGGGCTGTTCGGGTTTCCAGTATGGCTTCACCTTCGACGAGAATATCGAGGACGGCGATACCCTGATCGAAAAGCAGGGCGTGACTCTGCTGGTCGATCCGATGAGCGTGCTCTACCTGACCGGCGCCGAAATCGACTTCTCCGACGGCGTGGAAGGCGCGCAATTCGTCATTCGCAATCCCAACGCGACGACGACCTGTGGCTGCGGAAACTCCTTCGCCGTGTAA
- a CDS encoding anhydro-N-acetylmuramic acid kinase, translating into MSQRCYIGLMSGTSVDAADAVAVHFDHAGRPDILATHAQPPETKLRADLLHLSQQVAGVSLSKFGELDQRVGEWFAQAAREVMSKANLRPTDVAAIGSHGQTVRHEPNAPYPFSLQLGSPSLVAARTGCNVVADFRNSDMAAGGQGAPLVPAFHHSLFAASDQARIVINIGGIANITVLPANAIDRTDRVLGLDTGPGNALMDAWISSHLKRDLDADGEWAASGHVHDGLLGQMMADPYLDRAAPKSTGREYFNLDWLRAQIDSLARPPRPADVQATLCEFSAASIAQAIDRYGPGKEQLLLCGGGARNAELCRRLAHHLAPRPIGRTDEYGLDSDWVEAVAFAWLAMRTLQGRSGNVPSVTGADRPVPLGALYRSACAAPTSTPSGLIR; encoded by the coding sequence ATGAGCCAGCGCTGCTACATCGGGCTGATGTCGGGCACAAGCGTCGATGCGGCGGATGCCGTGGCTGTGCATTTCGACCACGCCGGCCGACCCGACATCCTGGCGACCCATGCCCAGCCGCCTGAAACCAAGCTGCGCGCAGACCTGCTGCATCTGTCCCAGCAGGTAGCCGGCGTTTCCCTGAGCAAGTTCGGCGAACTAGACCAGCGAGTCGGAGAGTGGTTTGCACAGGCGGCGCGCGAGGTCATGTCCAAGGCCAATCTGCGCCCGACCGATGTGGCGGCGATCGGCAGCCATGGACAGACGGTGCGCCACGAGCCGAACGCGCCGTACCCGTTCAGTTTGCAGCTCGGCTCGCCCAGCCTGGTCGCGGCCAGGACCGGTTGCAACGTCGTCGCCGATTTTCGCAACAGCGACATGGCAGCCGGCGGCCAGGGCGCGCCCCTGGTACCCGCCTTTCACCACAGCCTGTTCGCCGCCAGCGACCAGGCACGCATCGTCATCAACATCGGCGGCATCGCCAATATCACGGTGCTGCCAGCTAACGCCATTGACCGGACCGATCGGGTGCTGGGCCTGGACACCGGCCCGGGCAACGCCCTGATGGATGCCTGGATTTCCAGCCATCTCAAGCGGGACCTGGACGCCGATGGTGAATGGGCGGCCAGCGGACATGTCCACGACGGCCTTCTGGGCCAGATGATGGCCGATCCGTACCTGGATCGCGCCGCACCCAAGAGCACCGGCCGGGAGTATTTCAATCTCGACTGGTTGCGGGCACAGATTGACAGCCTTGCCCGCCCACCACGTCCCGCAGACGTGCAGGCCACCTTGTGCGAATTTTCTGCGGCGAGCATCGCGCAAGCCATCGACCGCTACGGGCCGGGAAAGGAGCAGCTGTTGCTCTGCGGCGGCGGCGCCCGTAACGCCGAACTATGTCGGCGGCTCGCACACCACCTCGCACCGCGGCCTATCGGACGGACCGACGAATACGGACTCGACTCGGACTGGGTTGAAGCCGTGGCATTCGCGTGGCTGGCCATGCGCACGTTACAGGGCCGCAGTGGCAACGTGCCGAGCGTGACCGGTGCTGACCGCCCGGTGCCGTTGGGAGCGCTCTACCGCAGCGCCTGTGCCGCGCCGACGTCGACCCCGAGCGGGCTGATCCGGTAG
- a CDS encoding chloride channel protein → MAVRPARGRTLREAWQSRLDGLRQQMADVENTPGLSLLCLLGAATGGLCGLVILALHTAIHTLQDPLFELFGAHGGSFVETSLTFRLAVPILGALLLGLIVEWVLKSAEYGIVHIIERLVYYQGVLPVKAAIAEFTMSALALATGQSVGREGVAAHTGAATGSWLGRQLDLPTNSVRTLVGCGAAAGIAASFNTPLAAVIFAMEVVMMEYTIAGFAPIILAAVTGSLVTFTLTDVHPRLLTEYSGFSTVELPYLAFVGAVLGVAGAGFTRLCGALVPLLAPIRVSLRIALAGMVTAILAIVFPQVMGLGFDTVNASLAGQFAIWMALGIGLAKLLATSFATAAAIPGGVILPTFVIGSTLGSALGSLGALMLPGHATDTGLYALLGIGAMMGAVLQAPLSALVVILELSGQTGLVLPGMLVVIAALVVSRRIAVADSLFRLLLRRRGLDYRNDPISQYLRRASVLSSMNRRFRIVERRIDRATIAEILENNIDWLLIRAGENRASLMRPGDVARFLNQEDNADVSEIDLMEIPGRRADAYPIHVRASLQEAFDQISRNEADALIVERSSAGGRTITYGVLTREAVDGSYRP, encoded by the coding sequence ATGGCTGTTAGACCCGCACGCGGCCGTACGCTGCGCGAAGCCTGGCAGAGCCGTCTGGATGGTCTGCGCCAGCAGATGGCCGACGTCGAGAACACGCCCGGCCTGAGTCTGCTCTGCCTGCTCGGCGCGGCCACCGGCGGACTGTGCGGTCTGGTGATCCTGGCACTGCATACCGCGATCCATACGCTGCAGGATCCGTTGTTCGAATTGTTCGGCGCGCACGGCGGCAGCTTCGTCGAGACCAGCCTGACCTTTCGCCTGGCCGTGCCCATCCTCGGTGCCCTGCTGCTCGGGCTGATCGTCGAATGGGTTCTCAAGTCGGCCGAGTACGGCATCGTGCATATCATCGAGCGGCTGGTGTACTACCAGGGCGTGCTGCCGGTCAAAGCGGCCATCGCGGAGTTCACGATGTCGGCGCTGGCGCTGGCGACCGGCCAGTCGGTGGGCCGCGAGGGCGTGGCCGCGCATACCGGTGCTGCCACCGGCAGCTGGCTCGGCCGACAGCTGGACCTGCCGACCAACAGCGTACGCACGCTGGTCGGCTGCGGGGCGGCGGCCGGCATCGCCGCGTCGTTCAACACGCCGCTGGCCGCGGTCATCTTCGCCATGGAAGTGGTGATGATGGAATACACCATCGCCGGCTTCGCGCCGATCATCCTGGCGGCCGTGACCGGCTCGCTGGTGACCTTCACGCTCACCGACGTGCATCCACGTCTGCTGACCGAGTACTCCGGCTTTTCGACCGTCGAACTGCCCTATCTTGCGTTCGTGGGCGCCGTGCTGGGCGTGGCCGGCGCCGGTTTCACACGCCTGTGTGGTGCGCTCGTGCCGTTGCTCGCGCCGATACGCGTCAGCCTGCGTATCGCGCTCGCGGGGATGGTCACCGCGATACTCGCGATCGTGTTCCCACAGGTGATGGGCCTGGGCTTCGATACCGTGAACGCATCATTGGCCGGCCAGTTCGCCATCTGGATGGCGCTGGGCATCGGGCTGGCCAAACTGCTGGCGACCAGTTTTGCGACGGCCGCGGCCATTCCCGGCGGCGTGATCCTGCCCACCTTCGTCATCGGCTCGACGCTCGGCAGCGCGCTGGGCTCGCTCGGGGCATTGATGCTGCCGGGCCATGCGACCGACACCGGGCTGTATGCACTGCTGGGTATCGGCGCCATGATGGGCGCCGTTCTGCAGGCGCCGCTGTCTGCCCTGGTGGTGATACTGGAGCTATCCGGCCAGACCGGGCTCGTACTGCCCGGCATGCTGGTCGTCATTGCCGCGCTCGTGGTCTCGCGCCGTATCGCGGTCGCTGATTCCCTGTTCCGGCTGCTGCTGCGCCGGCGCGGCCTCGACTACCGTAACGACCCGATCTCGCAATACCTGCGCCGCGCGAGCGTGCTGTCGTCGATGAACCGTCGCTTTCGCATCGTCGAGCGCCGGATCGATCGGGCCACGATCGCCGAGATTCTTGAGAACAATATCGACTGGCTGCTCATCCGCGCGGGCGAGAACCGTGCCAGCCTGATGCGGCCGGGGGATGTCGCGCGTTTTCTCAATCAGGAGGACAACGCCGATGTGAGCGAGATCGACCTGATGGAGATTCCGGGCCGGCGCGCCGACGCCTATCCGATTCACGTGCGCGCGAGTCTGCAGGAAGCGTTCGATCAGATCAGCCGCAACGAGGCCGATGCCCTGATCGTCGAACGCAGCAGCGCCGGCGGACGAACCATCACCTACGGTGTGCTGACGCGCGAAGCGGTCGACGGCAGCTATCGCCCTTGA
- the tyrS gene encoding tyrosine--tRNA ligase: protein MQDIWAEVERGCHEIIPSDPFRERLELAGRSGERLVIKAGFDPTAPDLHLGHTVLLNKMRLFQDLGHDVVFLIGDFTGRIGDPTGKNVTRQPLDEAQVAANAATYEAQIYKVLDPARTRVVLNSSWLNQLSSADMIKLAATHTVARMLERDDFHKRYHANQPIAIHEFLYPLIQGYDSVALNADLELGGTDQKFNLLMGRHLQQVYGQAPQAVLTMPLLEGLDGVQKMSKSLDNYIGIDEPPNEQYGKLMSISDELMWRYFELLSFKPVAQIEAYRAEVAEGANPRDLKYRLADEIVARFHGAGAAQAAHQAFVARFSQGAVPEDVALQELAVSDNGLQTAALLSAVGLTQSNGEGMRLIKQGAVRVDGQRIEDPAAVFNAGGEHLIQVGKRRIARVRLTEGS from the coding sequence ATGCAGGATATATGGGCAGAGGTCGAACGCGGCTGTCACGAGATCATTCCGTCGGACCCGTTCCGCGAGCGGCTCGAGCTTGCCGGGCGGTCCGGCGAGCGCCTGGTCATCAAGGCCGGTTTCGATCCGACCGCGCCCGATTTGCACCTGGGGCACACCGTTCTGCTCAACAAGATGCGTCTGTTCCAGGATCTGGGGCACGACGTGGTGTTCCTGATCGGTGATTTCACCGGGCGCATCGGTGATCCGACCGGAAAGAACGTCACCCGCCAACCGCTCGACGAGGCGCAGGTCGCGGCCAATGCGGCGACGTATGAGGCACAGATCTACAAGGTATTGGATCCCGCGCGCACGCGCGTGGTCTTGAATTCCTCCTGGCTCAATCAATTGTCCAGTGCCGACATGATCAAGCTAGCAGCCACGCACACGGTTGCGCGCATGCTTGAGCGAGACGACTTCCACAAGCGTTATCACGCCAATCAGCCGATTGCGATCCACGAGTTCCTGTATCCGTTGATTCAAGGCTACGACTCCGTCGCGTTGAACGCCGACCTCGAGCTCGGCGGTACCGACCAGAAGTTCAACCTGCTGATGGGGCGCCATCTGCAACAGGTCTATGGGCAGGCGCCGCAGGCGGTCCTCACCATGCCGCTGCTGGAGGGCCTCGACGGCGTGCAGAAAATGTCCAAATCGCTGGACAACTACATCGGCATCGACGAGCCGCCCAACGAACAGTACGGCAAGCTCATGTCCATTTCCGACGAGTTGATGTGGCGCTACTTCGAGTTGTTGTCGTTCAAGCCGGTGGCCCAGATCGAAGCCTACCGGGCCGAGGTGGCGGAGGGCGCCAACCCACGCGACCTCAAATACCGTCTGGCCGACGAAATCGTCGCTCGCTTTCACGGGGCGGGGGCTGCGCAGGCGGCACACCAGGCGTTCGTGGCCCGTTTTAGCCAGGGCGCGGTTCCGGAGGACGTCGCGTTGCAGGAGCTCGCGGTAAGCGACAACGGACTCCAGACCGCTGCCTTGCTCAGTGCGGTCGGGCTGACCCAGAGCAATGGTGAAGGGATGCGGCTGATCAAGCAGGGTGCCGTCCGGGTGGATGGCCAACGAATCGAGGATCCGGCAGCGGTGTTCAATGCCGGCGGAGAGCATCTGATCCAGGTCGGAAAGCGTCGAATCGCGCGCGTACGGCTGACCGAAGGCTCCTGA